A window of the Zerene cesonia ecotype Mississippi chromosome 12, Zerene_cesonia_1.1, whole genome shotgun sequence genome harbors these coding sequences:
- the LOC119830749 gene encoding leucine-rich repeat-containing protein 28-like isoform X1 yields MRIINRNWLNFSTAMDYNQCANVSSVLHWNYRGFTEFPLQKLQGEEADVIDIYLKENLISRIPSEICKLSNLESLYLSGNDITELPREISKLRSLKCLDISGNRLRYIPEEIADAKNLKFLILDENELKRLPLRLAELRILRYLSVCDNKLEWLPQRPVYNYHHCEFRFWRNAAIRTIPYSLWNHMFRDQQTRSLNIGCLHLTNSGDTSNGAYIKILDNKRKHEVTIKTPYDYETILTGDNQTPPSLFELSKRRFYIILCDIANKLNDRPVSIYSDNHRDNVNNICVRKLEDKLDGFRINEHSQINDINGNYELNRRNQLNYIIRNRTRTYAPADIVRGYFDYLPNFIKTDLCNGPPSRCENITCKNPVFDYAYFDFCIEKIILIDSKEDVLLSAVFCSKLCADSWKSEKPALQWKLV; encoded by the exons ATGCGAATCATAAACCGCAACTGGTTAAACTTTAGTACGGCAATGGATTACAATCAGTGTGCTAATGTTTCGAGTGTTCTTCATTGGAATTATCGTGGATTTACCGAGTTCCCGCTTCAGAAGCTGCAAGGCGAAGAAGCCGACGTTATAGACATATATTTGAAGGAAAACCTTATTTCACGTATACCGAGCGAAATTTGCAAACTTAGTAATCTTGAAAGTCTGTACTTGAGCGGTAATGATATTACGGAGTTACCGCGTGAGATATCGAAGCTGCGAAGCCTTAAATGCCTGGATATTAGCGGGAATAGATTAAGATACATCCCCGAAGAAATAGCTGACGCTAAGAACCTCAAGTTTCTGATTTTAGATGAAAATGAACTGAAACGTCTGCCGTTGCGACTGGCGGAATTGCGAATCCTACGTTATCTTTCGGTTTGTG ATAATAAACTAGAATGGTTACCACAGAGACCAGTGTATAACTACCACCATTGTGAGTTTAGATTTTGGAGGAATGCTGCTATAAGAACAATCCCCTATTCGCTTTGGAATCATATGTTTAGAGATCAACAAACAAGAAGTCTTAACATTGG GTGTCTACATTTAACAAACAGTGGCGATACATCAAACGgtgcatatattaaaattcttgaCAACAAACGAAAACACGAAGTTACCATAAAAACACCATACGATTATGAAACTATATTGACCGGCGATAATCAAACTCCACCTAGTCTATTTGAACTGAGCAAAAGAAGATTTTACATAATTCTCTGTGatatagcaaataaattaaatgacagACCAGTTAGTATATATTCTGACAATCATAGAgataatgtaaacaatatttgtgtAAGAAAACTTGAGGACAAATTAGACGGATTCAGAATaaatgaacattcacagaTCAATGATATCAATGGAAATTACGAACTGAATAGAAGAAACCAATTAAACTACATTATAAGGAATAGAACAAGGACATATGCTCCAGCTGATATCGTGCGAGGATATTTTGACTATCttcctaattttataaaaactgacCTTTGCAATGGTCCGCCATCGAGATGTGAAAATATCACATGCAAAAATCCAGTTTTCGATTATGCATATTTCGATTTTTGTATCGA gaaAATAATCCTTATAGATAGTAAAGAAGATGTATTGTTAAGTGCTGTCTTTTGTTCAAAGCTTTGTGCTGACTCGTGGAAATCGGAGAAACCTGCTCTACAATGGAAATTGGTTTAA
- the LOC119830940 gene encoding potassium/sodium hyperpolarization-activated cyclic nucleotide-gated channel 1-like, producing the protein MLTPRLSTVTPGERGLKSDTETSHGYFHGHKCYLPTSKVITYEIKCGPLKRLILDLVTVEKNDPRARKLYKSHASLCANQYMQYKDYPWSIHPYSTFRIWLEGFLSVTILLSNILLAVHYSKTNPGKHIYEERALLTFDSIYLINIVLNFFTGYIVGDTNSTVVLDLKRILFKYTRTWFIPDLMTVSILFLKMIDYQDLPVELFMVSLKMIRLIHLISYVKNITTKKEVRHCSETALEVMLLLLSFLSWNMYLQYAVEYMSEGVYTPSSPRACSWITIVKLWNATSTTRFVFSLDRAVGMLRGNANINILEKDGCFETFYIVSWCIAQVLVLHCAFKYVITIFGSESARAQYFIMSKQVEMYLNQKRFPTRIKNKVLKFYAIGYQSHFFAEFRMMSCVSGQLREDIIMHTGRQLVRDVTFLKQLPGTLLLQIGIKLRIVIFIAGDIIMKIKTIGDCLYFIHKGTVAIYCESGKEVCHLEDGDFFGEIALVMSHRLRTASAVAVTNCELFRLDREDFESYVACYPTVYEDIKKVATDRYERSKTLDEHHKIELSMKKKKKLETEYDSSFL; encoded by the exons ATGTTGACTCCAAGGTTGTCTACCGTGACACCCGGGGAGCGAGGACTTAAATCCGACACTGAAACATCTCACGGTTACTTCCATGGTCATAAATGTTACTTGCCGACGAGTAAAGTGAtaacttatgaaataaaatgtggGCCCCTGAAGCGGTTAATCTTGGATCTAGTAACAGTAGAGAAGAATGATCCGAGAGCTCGTAAATTAtacaa GTCTCACGCATCTTTATGCGCTAATCAGTACATGCAATACAAGGACTACCCATGGAGTATACACCCGTACAGCACATTTCGGATTTGGTTGGAAGGATTCCTGTCGGTTACGATTCttctatctaatatattaCTCGCAGTCCATTATTCAAAAACCAATCCGGGGAAACAT ATATACGAAGAACGCGCTTTACTCACCTTCGATTCAATTTATCTGATAAACATTGTATTAAACTTTTTCACTGGCTACATCGTCGGTGATACTAACTCCACAGTCGTTCTGGACCTAAAGAGAATTCTATTCAAATATACCCGTACTTGGTTCATACCAGATTTGATGACAGTGTCCATACTGTTCCTTAAAATGATTGACTACCAAGATTTACCAGTAGAGCTTTTTATGGTTTCTCTGAAAATGATACGGCTGATACATTTGATTTCATACGTAAAGAATATAACGACAAAGAAAGAAGTCAGA cATTGCAGCGAAACAGCGCTGGAAGTAATGTTACTTCTACTATCGTTCTTATCATGGAACATGTACCTCCAATACGCTGTTGAGTACATGTCGGAAGGCGTCTACACCCCGTCATCGCCGAGAGCATGTTCGTGGATAACAATTGTAAAACTGTGGAATGCGACTTCCACTACTAGATTTGTGTTTTCCTTAGATAGAGCGG ttGGTATGCTACGAGGGAACgccaatattaatattcttgaAAAGGACGGATGCTtcgaaacattttatattgtgtcTTGGTGCATAGCACAG GTGTTAGTGTTACACTGCGCCTTCAAGTATGTTATTACGATATTCGGTTCAGAATCCGCACGGGCTCAATACTTCATTATGTCCAAACAAGTCGAAATGTACCTCAACCAAAAAAGGTTCCCTACGAGAATTAAGAACAAggttttgaaattttacgCCATTGGTTACCAATCGCATTTCTTCGCA gaaTTCCGTATGATGTCATGTGTCTCTGGGCAGTTACGTGAAGATATAATAATGCACACGGGCAGACAGCTTGTGAGGGATGTTACATTCCTTAAGCAATTGCCGGGCACTTTGCTACTGCAAATTGGAATTAAATTGAGAATCGTTATTTTCATCGCTGGGGATATCATAATGAAGATTAAAACTATTG GAGACTGTTTATATTTCATCCACAAAGGCACCGTGGCTATTTATTGCGAGTCTGGCAAAGAGGTGTGTCATTTGGAAGACGGCGATTTCTTCGGAGAAATTGCTCTTGTCATGAGTCACAGACTACGAACGGCGTCAGCTGTAGCCGTTACTAACTGCGAACTTTTTAGACTCGATAGAGAAGATTTTGAAAGCTATGTAGCATGTTATCCCACCGTTTATGAGGATATCAAAAAAGTTGCTACGGACAGATATGAGCGGTCCAAAACGTTGGACGAACATCATAAAATCGAACTAAGTatgaaaaagaagaagaaattaGAAACTGAATATGAcagttcatttttataa